The genomic region TTCCGGGAAGACCTGCGTCATCAACGCGGACGGTTCGGGGTTTCGCGCTCTGGATTTTAACGCGCCCGGCCAGGTGACCTGGCAGCCCGCCGGGTTCTTTCCAGACGGGCGCGTGCTGCTCCTGAGCATGGAGGCCCGGAGGGACGGGCCCGGCAGGCCTTTCGAGGAGTATTACCACCAGACGCCCACCCACCTCTGGATTCACGACCCCGACGGCGGGTCCCTGGCCGAAATCGCCGATAAAGAGCGGATGGCGCCCTTCTACACCCCGCAACTGCCCCTGCGGGACAACAGGATACTGGTGCAGGTGGTCCGCGAGAAGCCGGGCCAGATTTTCAACATGAACCTCGACGGCACGGACGCGCGCGCCTTCACGGGACCCGGCGAGGGGCTGCCCTACGGGCTCAGCCTGAGTCCGGACGGGAATCGGGTGGCCTTTCATCTGGCGGGTCCGGACGGCTACCAGGTGTGGACCAGCGACACCAACGGCGGAGACCGCAAACTGCTGGCGGCGCACCCGGACTTCCTCTATTTCGGCACCAGTTGGTCGCCCGACGGCCAATGGGTGGCCTACCAGGCCTGCCGATACAGGGACGACCCGGGCCACGACTGGGCCGACCTGTGCGTGGGGCGGCCCGACGGCTCGGAGCACCGCGTGCTGACGGAGAACCAGGCGTTGTGGTTCGGGGCAACCTATGGAAACCCCGAAAGAAGGGGCGGCGGATCAAACATCCCCGTGTGGACCCATGACGGCGCGGTGCTCTGCTCCCGGCGCCTGCCGGGGTCGCGGGTGGCGTGGGCCTACCAGGCCGGACGCCCGGACCTTGACCACTTTAACCGCGAATTTCAGCCTGAAACGGCGCGGGGCGGCGCGGAAATCTGCACAATTCACCCCGACACCGGCGCGGTGGCGCGGTTGACGCGGAGCGAGCCGCCCGTCTGGGATTTCCGCGCCTGCGAGTCGCCCGACGGCCGCCTCATTGCTTTCTGCCGCTGCGCCACGGGGGAACAGCCCGCCCTGTGGGTCATGAACGCCGACGGCGGCGGGCAACGGCTGCTGAGCGCCGAACTGGACAACACCGGCGCCGACCATCCAAGATGGGTGCCCCGCGCAGAATAGAAGAGGAAACACATGAAAACGCTGAAAAGAGCGGGGGGGCTGCTCCTTGCCGGGCTGCTTCTCCTGTGCCTTGCCGCGGGCGCCTTTGTGGTGTCGCGGCTCTACCTGTTCGACTCCGTTGACCCCCAAACACAGGCCCAATATGACGCGCGGCTTGAAACCTTGAAAAAGGAAAACGCCGCCGCCCCCATGGAACTGGACCCTTACGGTGGATGGGTCAACGCGCCCGAATCTCTGGGCCAATCCGAACCGGGCGACTATTTCCGCGTTGAGAAACGGGGCGGCGCGTGGTGGTTCATCACGCCCGACGGCCACCCCTTTGTTTCCAAGGGCGCGACGGATGTGCAATGGCTGGGGGCCACCTATGCCGAAGGCCCCTACCACGATGTCCTGGTGCAAAAATACGGCGCCGAGGACGCCTGGGCGCGGGCGCAGCAGGCCCGCCTGCTGGACTGGGGCTTCAACTCTGTCGGCCCCTGGAGCAGCCATTCCATGACGCCGCTCATGCCGCACAGCATCATCATCCTGGACTCCGCCGGACTTGCGCCACGCCACCCGAGCCTCCGCCTGGCCGACTACTGGTCCCAGGAGTTCTCGGTCAATGCGGCAACCGTCGCCAAACAGCGCGCCACACCCTATGTGGAGGACAAAAACCTCCTCGGGTATTTCCTGGACAACGAGCTCATCTGGGGGGCGGACCACTTCCTGACCAACAAGTCCCTGCTGGAACTGTACATGGAATTTCCCGCCGACGCGCCGGGACGCGCCGAAGCCCTGCGCTTCGTCCGCGAGGCCGCGGGCACGGTGGAGCGCTTCAACGCGGACTGGGGGACAAAACTTTCCGAATGGCGGGAACTCGACACGCTTTCCTCCGGGAATTTCCGGCCCAAGACGAAGGCGGCCAATGAGGTTGCCGGGGCCTTCGCCGTCGCCGCCTTTCACCAATACGCCGCCGTTGCCATCGCCGGGCTGCGCGCCGTGGACCCCAACCACCTGATACTCGGCTGCCGTTTCCACGCCTACCCCGGCGACGCCATGGTCCGGGCCGCCGCCGAACACTTCGATGTCATCTCCATGGCCGCATACGCGGAAACACCGCCGGTAAAGGAGATTGACGCCATATTCGGCGAGGTGGACAAGCCCTTTTTCATCGAGGAGTGGTCCTTCAAGTCGCGGGGAACCGGCCTGCTGAACATACAGATGTACGCGCCCGTAGTCCCCAACCTGCAGGCCCGCGCCCTGGCCTACGTCGCCTATGTCGAGTCCTTCATGCGGCGGCCCTACGCCGTCGGCTACCACTGGTACAAATGGATGGACAACCCCTGGGAGGGGGTGAAGGACATCATCAGGGGCGACAACTTCGGGCTGATGACCTGGCGCGACGTGCCCTACATGCCCTTCGTGGACTTTGTGGGCGAGGTCAACCGCCGCGTCGAGGCCTGGCACGCGCAGGGCGGCAGGTAAGCGGTGCATGGACGGGTCAGCCAATAAAACCAGTCCGCAGGCCGTCTTGCTGTACTCCTGTTCCAGTAGAGGCCGCAACATGTCTTTTGTCCATGAGTGACTCACGGCGCGTCAAAAGGGCATAAAATTTCCTGCAGGGAAAATGCTGTACAAGATGACCGGGTACACGCCGGCAGTCAGCGAAGGGGTGGCGGGTGAGAAAGGCCAGATTCAGTTTGGGATACTGGAGCACGAGCAAGAGCAAGAGCAAGAGCAAGAAACGGGATAAAGGGGATGACGGCATTTTTGCATGTGTGGGAATTTGGAATGCAGCCGTATTTGATGGGTTTGCCATGCTCTCAGTGTGGACTTGAAAAACTCTCCGACTCCTGATAGGGTAATGGCAAGATGCATCGCGCGGGCTTCCGCGGAAGCCATGGCGGCGCGGCAGGGAAGGGTTTGGCCATGACGAGTGCAACCCGGAGGGCGGGGGCCGGATTCCCGTTTCACACCATTTCTTTTGCGGCGGTTCTGTGCCTTGGCCTGGCGGCGGCGGGCCAATTGTTGATGCCCCCCTCCGGCGACCTGAACGCCCGCAGGGCGGAAAAGGAAAAAGCCTTCCAGGAAAGCCAAATCATGAATGCGGAGATGCATCTGCTCTTCGAGGTGGCGGACTTGGTGGCCATGGCCGGGGAGGCAACCCGCGCCGACTTTCTGAATCTTGCCCATGACAGGGGAGAAATGCGGTTCTCCGGCAGTCGGGAATACTATGGGAACGGAATTCCGGATGCGGCGGAAATAGCGCTTCTTGAAATGGTGCTCAAAGCGCCCACCTATTCGCGCGCACCATCCGGCGGCAGCCACCATTTCATTTCGGGATATTTCATGGAAAACCTTGCACTGGCGGCGGAAAAATTGCCCGATTTTAACGTCCGGGTCCACCGTTCGCTGGCGGCCTTGATGACGCTTGGGAAACCCGGACACGGCGCGTATGCGGAGCATCTCGCCTGGAGGATTAGCGGAAGAAAGGTGAGTTTTGACAAGTATCAAAACATGGCTTCCGACTGGCTTGGCGCGAATCATGACCTGGAAAAGGACGGTCAAAGCAACCGTGAAGAATGGAACGCGGCCGTGGCCGAATCCGGGCCGGACGCCACGCCCCTGGAACTGCTGGAGCGCTATGTCCGGCTTGCCGCAAGAGAGGAGAAGCATCGTTGACCGCCCCCCGCACGGCGCATTTCCCCGTGCAGGCGGCGACTCAGAATGTCCCAGTGTGCCTTTCCGGGCCGATTCCCGGTTTCGGCGTGTTTGAACGCTCCACAGGAGTAGGGAGGAGTTGGACATGCGTTATCTTTCCGTTTTGATGGGTTTGGGTTTGCTGGCATTCCCCGCGCTTGCCGGAGAACCCGTTCAACTGGTCGTTGGCAGCGAAAATGCGTCGGTGGTCAGGGAGTTGCTGACCCTGGACCTTGCCGCCGGGCAACAGGAACTTGCCCACATCCTTCCGAACACGGTGTTGCCGGAATCGGTGTTTCTGCGGGACACCGCCCCGGAGAACCCGGTGCGGGTGGTCACGCAGCGGGTGCTGTCGCGCAGCCCCGAGGGCGCCGCGCCCTTCATGGAGGCCGTGTGGCTGGTGGACGCGCCCGCCGCCGGCCCGCGAACGCTGGAACTGACCCACATAGTCCAGTCCGTGAAATGGGGGGGGCAGTACCACCTCGTCGCCTCGCCCGAGGGGGGGAAGGCCGTGTTCCAGGCCGAAGTTTTCCTCCGGAACGGCTCGCGGCACCACTTTCAAAATCTCAGCGTCTCCCTGGGAAACGCGGTCCAGGAGGGGTCCGGGGAATCCGCCTTCCAGCCCTGCCTCCCCGGCATTCCCGCGCCGCCAAGACAGGACCCCGCCGGTGTCTCCCTGGAGGGGCTGTGTCCGCTGCCCCTGCTGAAAGAGCTGCCCCCCGACTCGTCGGTGTCCATGCCGCTGGCGTCCCTGGCCGCCCTCCCGGTGCGGGTGGCGCTGCAGTGCGATCTCGTCCGGACCAACCCCTACGCCGATTACGACTACTCCGGCGGGCGCCCCGGCGGGTCCACGCCCATGTGGGTGCTCGAGGCGGACAACACGGTGGAGAACGGCCTGGGCATGGCCCTGCCGAAGGGAAAAGCCCGCGTTTATAGAAACACCGGGGCGGGCATGGCGTTCTGGGGCGCGGCCACCGTCGAGGGGGCAGAACCCGGCCAGACGCTCCGTCTTGTCGTGGCCCCCGAACCCGCCGTGACGGTGGTGAAGGGCTTCGCCGCATCGCCCGACCAGGGCCGGACCGGCGTCCAAACCCTTACCATCAAGATTCGGAACGGCTTGAAGGAAACCCGCGAGGTGCGCCTGTATGACCAGCTCCAGCGGCAACGTTCCGGCATGGGCGGCCAGGCCGAAATCCAGGAGGCCAGCGACCTGTACAAAATGCTCGATGACGGCCGTGTCGAGTTCCGTGTGACCCTCAATCCGGGCGAGGAGCGCGTCATCACCTACACCGTCCGCGGAATCTGAGCGAAACGGAGGGGCCTTCCATGCGCCGTGTGCTGCTTGCCGGTGTCTGCTGTCTGGGCGCCCTCGCCGCGTGGGCCGCGCCGGGGGATGAAAACTGGGGCCAGCCGGTCCGGCTGCTGCCCCCCGACTTTGATGTGGAAATTGGCGGGTTTTTCGGTCCCGGCAGCGACATGCGCCCGGACGGCACGGGCCGCCTTTGGGTGCTTCACAAGCAGACCCAGTACCGGCATGACCAGTTGGCCACATGGGAGGGGGGGCAATGGCGGGTTCTGGACATCATTCCGGAAAGAACCACCACGGCGCGGCTCGACGAGGGTCCGGACGGGACCGTGACCTGCTCCTGGGAGGGGGCAATGATCCAGCTCAAGGGGCTGCGCATGCGCGTGGCCTCCGGGGTGGCCTCCCCCGGGGACCTTGCGCAAATATACAGGGACGCCTCCGGAAGCCTGTGGGGGGGCATTCTCCCACCCGGAGCTGGAAGGGTGGCTTTCCCCGAATCAGAAGGCCTGGAGACGCTGCTTTCCATCCGGTTGAAGGACGCGCCCCCGGCCGTTTCCGACAAGGCACACCGGGTTCTCCGCGACAACAGGGGAAGGTACTGGTTCAGTTTCAACGGCCATGATTTCCCGTATCTGGTGGGCGTTTTCCCGGAGGACGAGCCCCCGGCCCAGCGTCCCGACTGCCGGAACCTCAAGGACACGGAATTCCCGCAAATTAACATGATGCTCATCGGCCCCTCGGGCGCGGTCAGGGTCTTTCCCGGCAAACCGGAACGGCATCCCTCGCCCGGCATGCAGCTCCCGCCGGTTCTTGGCCGTTTGTTCTGGGATTCCCCGGAGAGTTTCCTTTTTTCCGACAACGGGCTTGCCCTGTGGCGCGTCCACACGGACACCCTCTGCGCGCAGGCGCTCTACCCGAAAGACACCGACTATGATTACCAATACGACCAGCGCATGATCATGAACGGCGTCGCTGTCACCGGGGACCGGCGGCTTCTGGCGACGGGCTGGGGACTCCTGGCTTTGGAGAAAGACGGCGCCTGGACGGAACTGCTCGCCGCCGAGGACCTTCGGCTGTATCCCGGCGGGAACGGCTGGTGGGCGGTCTCCCATGCGGAGTCAAACCCCAACGAGCCCGTGCTGGCGTTTGTCCCCGGCGACGGGGGCGACCCGGCGGTCATCCGGCATCCGTGCGGTTTGAAAGTGGCCCAGATTGACCTGTCCTGGCAGGAACCTGACGGCGGAATGGCGCTTCTGGACAAGGACAGGGCCTGTGTGCAGACACTTTCGCCGGAGGACTTGGGCGGGCTGCTGGAGCGGGGGCGGTCCGGCGCGGGGACCCGTTGCGCGGCGCGTGTCTTCGCCGCCCAGGCGCCGTTAATCGCCCCGGACGGGCAGGCGTATGTGCTGAACCGACACCTTCGCCGGGGCGCCTATCTGCACCGCTGGGACGGGTCGGACTGGGAAACCGTCACCATAGACACCATTCCCCCCTCCATCAACTATTCAGCCCTGCCGAACCACCGGTATCTCCCTCCGGGAATGACCTATGCGCTTCTCGCCGGAGACGGCAGGATTTGGGCCTGCAACGAGGTTGACCGGCCCGCGTT from Candidatus Hydrogenedentota bacterium harbors:
- a CDS encoding PD40 domain-containing protein — its product is MLRRTFLETAALGVMAFAGGCAHGAVAAAPDTQRLFFTSSGKTCVINADGSGFRALDFNAPGQVTWQPAGFFPDGRVLLLSMEARRDGPGRPFEEYYHQTPTHLWIHDPDGGSLAEIADKERMAPFYTPQLPLRDNRILVQVVREKPGQIFNMNLDGTDARAFTGPGEGLPYGLSLSPDGNRVAFHLAGPDGYQVWTSDTNGGDRKLLAAHPDFLYFGTSWSPDGQWVAYQACRYRDDPGHDWADLCVGRPDGSEHRVLTENQALWFGATYGNPERRGGGSNIPVWTHDGAVLCSRRLPGSRVAWAYQAGRPDLDHFNREFQPETARGGAEICTIHPDTGAVARLTRSEPPVWDFRACESPDGRLIAFCRCATGEQPALWVMNADGGGQRLLSAELDNTGADHPRWVPRAE